One Fusarium pseudograminearum CS3096 chromosome 4, whole genome shotgun sequence genomic window carries:
- the Fst12 gene encoding Fst12 — MYSQHSAMAPQKPETFMLSTEAQQALPHDAQVALQQVDNLKYFLISAPVDWQPDQYIRRFLLPTGEYVSCILWNNLFHISGTDIVRCLSFRFQAFGRPVKNSKKFEEGIFSDLRNLKSGTDASLEEPKSAFLDFLYKNNCIRTQKKQKVFYWYSVPHDRLFLDALERDLKREKMGQEATTVAVSEPALSFQYDSSQSLYEQLTKAQQANSSSFSAQQSAFSQSQSTSPVMRAMDSMPPPPTMMPQSMAPLAEGMDAMVPYGTMAVPHPMHQAVPVKREPDFTRVQYNQNGIPITTGHQRHASMPAYALEYSPAPSFVSSQYEDYSNRGISFEPITPPQQALGISAEPAYIANEETGLYSAIPDHMASMNGLNGMVQLPPSNLAGPQFSRPYGTNNVYSVIEGSPTYKQRRRRSSIPPSMSAIAPPTAPSHPAHSHVRRPSDLRRSVSASVGPVAEGDESADNSPPGLSYSTSGMSMNSHHQNMSRHGTPLSTVEGSPATNSMGLHQDFSHLAGDEYNGDGSMSEQRRSAPASNGAVRRARSATVMEVGPYPQKSHSCPIPTCGRLFKRLEHLKRHVRTHTQERPYVCPHCSKAFSRSDNLAQHKRTHGREDGGDGSLHMSGDEEEDFSGDDHLGSLEEASPHSDSAYVTGSLNVAAHGSTPPSSNAPTQSFNSLETLSMPMTMSQPAAINASGMM; from the exons ATGTATTCGCAACACTCCGCAATGGCGCCTCAGAAGCCCGAAACATTCATGTTGAGCACTGAGGCCCAGCAAGCTCTCCCTCATGATGCCCAGGTCGCTCTGCAACAAGTCGACAACTTGAAGTACTTCCTGATCTCTGCCCCTGTTGACTGGCAACCCGATCAGTACATTCGCCGATTCCTGCTGCCCACAGGTGAATATGTCTCATGCATTCTCTGGAACAACCTCTTCCATATTTCTGGCACAGACATCGTGCGATGTTTGTCCTTCCGATTCCAGGCTTTCGGCCGACCTGTCAAGAACTCGAAGAAATTCGAGGAGGGTATCTTCTCTGACTTGCGAAACCTCAAGTCTGGAACTGATGCTTCTCTGGAGGAGCCCAAGAGCGCCTTCCTCGACTTCCtctacaagaacaactgTATCCGAActcagaagaagcaaaaagtctTTTACTGGTACAGCGTCCCCCATGATCGCCTGTTCCTTGACGCGCTGGAACGCGACCTCAAGCGGGAGAAGATGGGCCAGGAAGCCACCACTGTTGCTGTCAGCGAACCAGCACTGTCTTTCCAGTACGACTCATCTCAGTCGCTCTACGAGCAACTGACAAAGGCTCAACAagccaactcatcatccttcaGCGCCCAGCAATCTGCTTTCTCCCAAAGTCAGTCCACATCTCCCGTCATGCGAGCGATGGACTCGATGCCTCCTCCCCCGACAATGATGCCCCAGTCCATGGCCCCTTTGGCGGAGGGGATGGACGCAATGGTACCTTATGGAACGATGGCGGTGCCTCACCCGATGCACCAAGCTGTCCCCGTCAAGAGGGAACCTGATTTCACCCGTGTTCAGTATAACCAGAACGGTATTCCTATCACGACAGGCCACCAGCGCCACGCTTCAATGCCCGCATACGCTCTCGAGTACTCACCCGCCCCATCATTTGTCTCCTCACAGTACGAAGACTACAGCAACCGAGGAATTTCCTTTGAACCCATCACGCCTCCGCAACAGGCGTTGGGTATCTCTGCTGAACCTGCGTACATCGCCAACGAGGAGACCGGCCTGTACTCCGCCATCCCAGATCATATGGCTAGCATGAACGGACTCAATGGCATGGTTCAACTCCCTCCATCCAACTTGGCTGGCCCCCAGTTCTCTCGTCCCTATGGTACAAACAACGTCTACTCTGTGATCGAAGGTTCGCCGACATATAAGCAGAGAAGACGGCGTTCATCCATCCCCCCATCTATGTCGGCGATCGCACCCCCAACTGCCCCTTCTCACCCAGCACACTCGCATGTTCGTCGGCCTTCTGATCTCAGACGATCTGTCTCCGCTTCTGTTGGTCCCGTTGCCGAAGGTGATGAGTCTGCAGACAACTCACCTCCCGGACTGTCTTACAGCACCTCTGGCATGTCAATGAACAGCCACCACCAGAACATGTCCCGACACGGAACGCCATTGTCTACCGTGGAAGGAAGCCCCGCCACCAATTCTATGGGTCTCCATCAGGATTTCTCTCACCTCGCTGGTGATGAATACAATGGCGACGGTTCAATGAGCGAGCAACGACGATCTGCACCTGCCTCCAACGGTGCTGTCCGACGTGCCCGTTCCGCTACTGTGATGGAAGTTGGCCCTTATCCCCAGAAGTCCCACTCTTGCCCCATTCCTACCTGTGGCCGTCTCTTCAAGCGTTTAGAACATCTTAAGCG ACACGTTCGAACACACACACAAGAGAGACCCTATGTTTGCCCTCACTGTAGCAAGGCCTTCTCACGATCCGACAATTTGGCACA ACACAAGCGCACACATGGTCGCGAAGACGGCGGGGACGGTTCACTACACATGTctggcgacgaagaggaggacttCTCCGGTGACGACCATCTTGGCTCATTGGAAGAGGCCTCTCCTCACTCTGACAGCGCTTACGTGACCGGCTCCCTGAACGTTGCCGCTCATGGCTCGACTCCTCCCTCAAGCAACGCACCCACACAATCCTTCAACAGTCTCGAAACCCTTAGCATGCCCATGACAATGAGCCAACCGGCTGCTATCAACGCTAGCGGCATGATGTAA